A section of the Campylobacter porcelli genome encodes:
- the petA gene encoding ubiquinol-cytochrome c reductase iron-sulfur subunit: MSIQKQERRDFIGMAFGAVAAVGGAFALVGMKKSWDPLPSVKAAGFTTVDLSPMQPGEFRQVEWRKKPIFIIKKDENMKANPSRDVVVGNENYIVTIGLCTHLGCIPSWSASDKMFKCACHGGEFNSDGMNVFGPPPRPLDIPPFKIDGTKLVLGEEGPEYKKLVATA; this comes from the coding sequence ATGTCTATTCAAAAGCAAGAAAGACGCGATTTCATCGGAATGGCATTTGGTGCTGTCGCAGCTGTGGGCGGTGCTTTTGCTTTGGTTGGAATGAAAAAGTCTTGGGATCCACTTCCTAGCGTTAAAGCAGCGGGTTTTACCACAGTAGATCTAAGCCCTATGCAGCCTGGCGAATTCCGCCAAGTAGAGTGGCGTAAAAAGCCTATTTTTATCATTAAAAAAGATGAGAATATGAAGGCTAATCCTTCAAGAGATGTAGTGGTAGGTAATGAGAATTATATAGTTACAATCGGTCTTTGTACGCACCTTGGATGCATACCTAGCTGGAGTGCTAGTGATAAGATGTTTAAGTGTGCCTGTCATGGTGGAGAGTTTAATTCTGATGGTATGAATGTATTTGGTCCGCCGCCACGCCCACTAGATATTCCACCATTTAAAATTGATGGGACTAAGCTTGTACTAGGCGAAGAAGGCCCTGAGTACAAAAAATTAGTCGCTACAGCGTAA
- a CDS encoding cytochrome b yields MAHITKATSVRDWFDQRIALTKLWNVLAGQYWIPKNINFLWAMGVILTVLFTLLFISGLLLLMYYKPDANLAFDSVNYTIMKEVEYGWLWRHIHAVAASVIFLIIYIHAFVGIYYGSYKKGREMIWISGMLLFLIFSAEAFSGYMLPWGQMSYWAAQVITQLFGGIPFIGGALVEWIRGDYAVSDPTLTRFFMLHVCLLPIVIIMVIGLHFYTLRVPHVNNLEGEEIDFELEAEKYLKGDTINSKVIPFWPGFLSKDFFYVSLFMIFFFYLVSFHFNFAMDPINFDPANAAKTPTHIYPEWYFLWQYEILRGFFFDIGPLKAADIGALAMAFAGISLLFMPLYDRSDVVAPAHKRKGFFVWFWLLIIDLIILTVYGKLPPTGFNAWIGFFSSVGFLVLLLVVLPIITIKERKANR; encoded by the coding sequence ATGGCACATATTACAAAAGCTACAAGCGTAAGAGATTGGTTCGATCAGCGTATAGCTCTTACAAAATTATGGAATGTCCTAGCAGGGCAATACTGGATACCTAAAAATATCAATTTTCTTTGGGCAATGGGCGTGATTTTAACCGTCTTATTTACCTTGCTTTTTATCAGTGGTTTATTGCTTTTAATGTATTATAAACCAGATGCGAATTTGGCATTTGATAGTGTGAATTACACTATTATGAAAGAGGTTGAGTATGGTTGGTTATGGCGACATATTCACGCAGTTGCGGCATCTGTGATTTTCTTAATTATCTATATTCACGCATTTGTTGGAATTTACTATGGTTCATATAAAAAAGGCCGTGAGATGATATGGATTAGCGGTATGTTGCTTTTCTTGATTTTCTCTGCTGAAGCATTTAGTGGATATATGCTACCATGGGGACAGATGAGCTACTGGGCAGCGCAAGTTATCACTCAACTATTTGGCGGAATTCCATTTATTGGCGGTGCGTTAGTTGAGTGGATTAGGGGGGATTACGCAGTTAGCGATCCTACACTTACAAGATTTTTTATGCTTCATGTATGTTTATTACCTATTGTTATTATCATGGTTATAGGGCTTCATTTTTATACTCTTAGAGTTCCACATGTAAATAACCTCGAAGGTGAAGAGATAGATTTTGAGCTTGAAGCTGAAAAATATCTAAAAGGCGATACTATAAATTCAAAAGTTATCCCATTTTGGCCAGGATTTTTAAGTAAAGATTTCTTTTATGTATCTTTATTTATGATATTCTTCTTCTATTTAGTGAGTTTCCATTTTAATTTTGCCATGGATCCAATCAACTTCGATCCAGCTAACGCAGCTAAAACACCAACTCATATCTATCCTGAGTGGTATTTCTTATGGCAATATGAAATTTTGCGTGGATTTTTCTTTGATATTGGACCTTTAAAAGCGGCTGATATAGGTGCTTTGGCTATGGCTTTTGCCGGAATTTCACTACTATTTATGCCTTTATATGATAGAAGTGATGTTGTAGCGCCAGCTCACAAAAGAAAAGGCTTTTTTGTATGGTTTTGGCTACTTATAATTGATTTAATTATCCTAACAGTATATGGCAAACTTCCTCCAACAGGATTTAATGCTTGGATAGGATTCTTCTCATCAGTTGGCTTCCTTGTGTTGCTACTTGTAGTGCTTCCTATCATCACAATCAAGGAAAGAAAGGCAAATAGATGA
- a CDS encoding c-type cytochrome, protein MKELKAFLIVVIVTGAIYWGVEPYAHSVLHPHVEPANFDFAKEDINLAKTNVEKAETALKAAQASGDATAIDGASKTLESAKAQLEKYSSFWADINSIDLAKGDATSGQNLVVAAGCTACHSIKSAGFEPAMDDKSASEAYGVAPPDLSNIGYLYDGKFLAALIKDPAMTLKVTHKFNDTNPFPMTAFYGAGGDLNQEVADLVAYFKSIAPKEMSDRDVFVESCARCHDMKYVNVFANGNKQSISNYLGMTPPDLSMYIRSRDELYLNNFINDTQKMLPGTSMPRVGLNEKAQKQVIEYMRESGDSKKDERETTGIYIMIYFAILSVFAWAWKRKIWSKLH, encoded by the coding sequence ATGAAAGAATTAAAAGCGTTTTTAATTGTAGTCATTGTTACGGGTGCTATTTATTGGGGTGTTGAGCCTTATGCGCACTCAGTTTTACACCCTCATGTTGAACCGGCAAATTTTGATTTTGCTAAAGAGGATATAAATCTAGCAAAGACTAATGTAGAAAAAGCTGAAACCGCCTTAAAAGCTGCTCAAGCTAGCGGTGATGCCACTGCGATCGATGGTGCTTCTAAGACTTTAGAGAGTGCTAAAGCTCAATTAGAAAAATATAGCTCTTTTTGGGCTGATATAAATAGCATTGATCTTGCTAAGGGCGATGCTACTTCAGGTCAAAATCTAGTAGTAGCAGCTGGCTGTACAGCGTGCCATAGTATAAAATCAGCAGGATTTGAACCAGCTATGGATGATAAGAGTGCTAGTGAAGCTTATGGCGTTGCTCCACCAGATTTAAGCAATATTGGTTATCTTTATGATGGTAAATTCTTAGCTGCTCTTATCAAAGATCCAGCTATGACATTAAAGGTTACGCATAAATTTAATGATACAAATCCATTTCCTATGACAGCATTCTATGGTGCTGGTGGCGATCTAAATCAAGAAGTTGCCGATTTAGTAGCATACTTTAAAAGCATAGCACCAAAAGAGATGAGCGATAGAGATGTGTTTGTTGAGTCTTGTGCTAGATGCCATGATATGAAATATGTAAATGTATTTGCAAATGGTAATAAACAAAGCATATCAAACTATCTAGGAATGACCCCACCAGATCTATCTATGTATATTAGATCAAGAGATGAATTATATTTAAATAATTTTATCAACGATACTCAAAAAATGCTTCCGGGCACATCTATGCCTCGTGTTGGCTTAAATGAGAAAGCACAAAAGCAAGTTATTGAGTATATGAGAGAGTCTGGTGATAGTAAAAAAGATGAGCGAGAGACAACTGGTATTTATATCATGATCTATTTTGCTATTCTTAGCGTATTTGCTTGGGCTTGGAAACGCAAAATTTGGTCTAAATTACACTAA
- a CDS encoding outer membrane beta-barrel protein produces the protein MINSTLKICLVASMACSFALAEGAFIGVESDYSFKSNLKMKLNDGEKETFKKAQTGIGIKGGYDFDMYRVYGSYVYDFQTSKTKVDEDGDNFKLKWLTHKFIVGADYTPSITDNFKLAVGPYTGYSRLTLKPEGEGKANTNGWIIGAKLGGIYSIDKNNELEFGFKTDRTDYKKVSKFELKDVKETNYGLYLGYNYKF, from the coding sequence ATGATAAATTCTACTTTAAAAATTTGTCTTGTTGCCTCTATGGCCTGCTCGTTTGCACTTGCTGAGGGTGCATTTATCGGTGTTGAGAGTGATTACTCTTTTAAATCAAATTTAAAAATGAAATTAAATGATGGTGAAAAAGAAACTTTCAAAAAAGCTCAAACTGGAATTGGCATAAAAGGCGGTTATGATTTTGATATGTATAGAGTTTATGGCTCTTATGTTTATGATTTTCAAACTAGCAAAACAAAAGTCGATGAAGATGGAGACAATTTTAAACTAAAATGGCTAACTCATAAATTTATCGTTGGAGCTGACTATACTCCATCTATAACAGATAATTTTAAACTAGCAGTTGGTCCATATACTGGCTATTCTAGATTGACATTAAAACCTGAAGGCGAAGGCAAAGCTAACACAAATGGCTGGATAATAGGTGCAAAACTAGGTGGAATTTACTCAATCGATAAAAATAACGAGCTAGAGTTTGGCTTCAAAACAGACAGAACAGATTACAAAAAAGTATCGAAATTTGAATTAAAAGATGTAAAAGAGACAAACTACGGCTTATATTTAGGATATAACTATAAATTCTAA
- a CDS encoding PD-(D/E)XK nuclease family protein produces the protein MIILNRVFSGGYLNDNLGHEVINFFKADNGEHYIYITPYGKINIKAKNAAAVLMVRSVGQGHMEILGYASDLECLISDEFMKGSRNKLMDEEQDKQIKLIKEEKIKYGGKALNELFNEQENTVYVTFKVGSFKKPKQKIYIVNENEVSDNKCYVNFRAKQSLIEYLDEEKLKDSKLQEFLDKKEFWDEKPCQSVDEIMKNNEDIKDVNFFEVIGKEYDELAFSNIISYVLNEDRELLAKFCLEFAKFQMDSKMAVITRETDENIDIYIKDDKHAIVIENKIKSGVNGKKYDEKMNEEIENQLDKYRDFAKIKDKGAEAREVKCILLVPDHHDILRNDNAKKEVANKEYEIITYKKLFKFFSEYKSEIRFYDEFLRALEFHSTDYQNRAYEIAMRRLQNIIKNN, from the coding sequence ATGATAATTTTAAACAGAGTTTTTAGTGGTGGCTATCTAAATGATAATCTAGGACATGAAGTTATAAATTTTTTTAAAGCTGACAATGGTGAGCATTATATTTACATAACACCTTATGGAAAAATAAATATTAAAGCAAAAAATGCTGCTGCTGTTCTTATGGTGCGTAGTGTTGGACAAGGGCATATGGAAATTTTGGGATATGCCAGCGATTTGGAATGTTTGATTAGCGATGAGTTTATGAAAGGGTCTAGAAATAAGCTTATGGATGAAGAACAAGACAAACAAATAAAACTCATTAAAGAAGAAAAAATAAAATATGGTGGAAAAGCATTAAATGAGTTATTTAACGAACAAGAAAATACCGTCTATGTAACTTTTAAGGTTGGTTCTTTTAAAAAGCCAAAACAAAAAATTTATATTGTAAATGAAAACGAAGTTAGCGATAATAAATGTTATGTTAATTTTAGAGCAAAACAATCGTTAATTGAGTATTTAGATGAAGAAAAACTTAAGGACTCAAAACTACAAGAGTTTTTAGATAAAAAAGAATTTTGGGATGAAAAACCTTGCCAAAGTGTTGATGAAATAATGAAAAATAATGAAGATATAAAAGATGTAAATTTTTTTGAAGTGATAGGCAAAGAGTATGATGAATTAGCATTTTCAAATATTATAAGTTATGTTCTTAATGAAGATAGAGAATTATTGGCTAAATTTTGCCTTGAATTCGCAAAATTTCAAATGGATAGTAAAATGGCTGTAATAACAAGAGAAACCGATGAAAATATAGATATTTATATAAAAGATGATAAACATGCTATTGTTATAGAAAATAAAATCAAATCTGGAGTAAATGGCAAAAAATATGATGAAAAAATGAATGAAGAAATAGAAAACCAGCTTGATAAGTATCGTGATTTTGCCAAGATTAAAGATAAAGGTGCTGAAGCTAGAGAAGTAAAATGTATTTTACTTGTGCCAGATCACCACGATATTTTAAGAAATGATAACGCCAAAAAAGAAGTGGCTAATAAAGAATACGAAATTATTACCTATAAAAAACTTTTTAAGTTTTTTAGTGAATATAAATCAGAAATTAGGTTCTATGATGAGTTTTTAAGAGCTTTGGAATTCCATAGCACAGATTATCAAAATAGAGCCTATGAAATAGCAATGAGAAGACTTCAAAATATAATAAAAAATAATTAA
- the galE gene encoding UDP-glucose 4-epimerase GalE, whose translation MNILITGGAGYIGSHVLKALLHKNSDKITVIDNFYSGSREALIALESVGKFEFIKCDLADTALLEEIFSTHKFDAIIHFAAYIEVFESMQNPLKYYLNNTANTANLINLAIKFGIKKFIFSSTAATYGEPENGIVCENSPQNPINPYGRSKLMSEQILKDAAAANSSFKYGILRYFNVAGASSDSLIGQNYPNATHLIKVATQTITGKRANMSIFGRDYDTKDGTCIRDYIHIEDLADAHLAVLDYLDSSDSDIFNVGYGHGFSVLEVIDMAKKVSKVDFEVMDAPRRLGDPAVLIADSSKLRSLTSWKPKKDSLETIIASALVWERKIV comes from the coding sequence ATGAATATCCTAATCACCGGTGGAGCTGGTTATATAGGCTCACATGTTTTAAAGGCACTTTTACATAAAAATAGTGATAAAATCACCGTAATTGATAATTTTTATAGCGGATCAAGAGAGGCTTTAATAGCGCTTGAGAGTGTGGGGAAATTTGAGTTTATCAAGTGTGATTTAGCCGATACTGCGTTATTAGAAGAGATTTTTTCTACGCATAAATTTGATGCGATTATACATTTTGCGGCTTATATCGAGGTATTTGAGAGTATGCAAAATCCGCTAAAATATTATCTAAACAATACCGCAAATACCGCAAATCTCATTAATTTAGCAATTAAATTTGGGATTAAAAAGTTTATATTTAGCTCTACAGCTGCTACTTATGGCGAGCCTGAAAATGGCATAGTGTGCGAAAATAGCCCACAAAATCCTATAAATCCATATGGAAGATCAAAGCTTATGAGCGAGCAAATTTTAAAAGATGCAGCCGCAGCAAATAGCAGTTTTAAATATGGAATTTTAAGATATTTTAATGTCGCAGGCGCTTCAAGCGACTCTTTAATTGGCCAAAACTATCCAAACGCCACCCATCTAATAAAAGTAGCCACGCAAACAATAACTGGAAAAAGAGCCAATATGAGTATCTTTGGCAGGGATTATGATACTAAAGATGGGACTTGTATAAGGGATTATATCCATATTGAGGATTTAGCAGATGCGCATTTAGCGGTGCTTGATTATCTTGATAGCAGTGATAGTGATATATTTAATGTTGGGTATGGGCATGGATTTAGCGTGCTTGAAGTGATTGATATGGCTAAAAAGGTAAGCAAGGTAGATTTTGAGGTTATGGACGCACCAAGACGCCTAGGTGATCCGGCTGTGTTGATCGCTGATTCATCAAAATTAAGAAGTCTTACCTCTTGGAAACCTAAAAAAGATAGCCTAGAGACCATCATCGCCTCAGCCCTTGTTTGGGAGAGAAAAATAGTGTAA
- a CDS encoding tautomerase family protein has translation MPIINIKLADPMPSRQKLDEIAVKITDIMVNDLGKKPERVVINFDEIRSDATYFGAKSVQAMKEGK, from the coding sequence ATGCCAATTATAAATATTAAACTAGCCGACCCTATGCCAAGTCGCCAAAAATTAGATGAAATCGCAGTCAAAATCACTGATATTATGGTAAATGATCTAGGTAAAAAGCCTGAGCGTGTGGTTATAAATTTTGATGAGATTAGAAGTGATGCGACATATTTTGGTGCTAAATCTGTTCAAGCTATGAAAGAGGGTAAATAA
- the bcp gene encoding thioredoxin-dependent thiol peroxidase, which translates to MEAKNPNFTQEDLERKVTLTAGDIAPDFSLENSDGVSISLKDFAGKNVVLYFYPKDNTPGCTTEACEFSQNYDDFIANDCVIVGISPDSVKSHAGFINKQNLKHILLSDPDKEVAKAYGVWQVRKNYGKEYLGIVRTTFVIDKDGKILKVYKSVKAAGHAAKVLADLVK; encoded by the coding sequence ATGGAGGCTAAAAATCCAAATTTCACTCAAGAGGATTTAGAGCGTAAAGTTACCTTAACAGCTGGAGATATAGCACCTGATTTCTCCTTAGAAAATAGTGATGGAGTAAGCATTAGCTTAAAAGATTTTGCGGGTAAAAATGTGGTTTTATACTTCTATCCAAAGGATAATACTCCAGGTTGTACGACTGAGGCTTGTGAATTTAGTCAAAATTATGATGATTTTATCGCTAATGATTGCGTGATTGTAGGCATTAGCCCAGATAGCGTTAAATCTCACGCCGGATTTATAAATAAGCAAAATTTAAAGCATATTTTGCTTAGCGATCCAGATAAAGAGGTAGCTAAAGCTTATGGTGTTTGGCAAGTTAGAAAAAATTATGGAAAAGAGTATTTAGGGATTGTCCGCACGACATTTGTCATAGATAAAGATGGAAAAATCCTAAAAGTCTATAAGAGCGTAAAAGCAGCTGGCCACGCCGCTAAGGTGCTAGCAGATCTTGTAAAGTAG
- a CDS encoding epoxyqueuosine reductase QueH produces the protein MLVHICCSVDSHYFIGELKKLYPNERIIGYFYDPNIHPYSEFLLRFQDVKRSCKKLGVEVICGEYEYEEWLKGTKGLEDEPEKGKRCAYCFEFRVGNSAKEAVKLGCKKITTTLLMSPKKDFTQLEDALNNAIKGTNLEAVAVDLRKNGGTQKQFELAKNDKLYHQNYCGCIYGLIKQRHNEEVIDELCEPLGGQIWPGSIGYRLKLYKKVRKLERSKIKFSLIREKILNYRLRFARVKMDNIAIPSYFLFYSHFRLLSSKFIIEKQGDFINTNKDDIKLISLSKFNKLGKFKYKNTLELIYNPPKLKQELKVRQKITKSNLSPIIVVDEIKKAKYIVEANSQIFPASVEVVEKI, from the coding sequence TTGCTAGTTCATATATGCTGTAGTGTTGATAGCCACTATTTCATTGGCGAGCTTAAGAAGCTATATCCAAATGAGCGTATTATAGGGTATTTTTACGACCCAAATATCCACCCTTATAGTGAATTTTTGCTAAGATTTCAAGATGTCAAAAGAAGTTGTAAAAAGCTTGGTGTAGAGGTTATTTGCGGTGAGTATGAGTATGAAGAGTGGCTAAAGGGAACTAAGGGGCTTGAAGATGAGCCTGAAAAGGGCAAAAGATGTGCGTATTGCTTTGAATTTCGTGTAGGAAATAGTGCTAAAGAGGCCGTAAAATTAGGGTGTAAAAAGATCACTACAACCTTGCTAATGAGCCCTAAAAAAGATTTTACCCAGTTAGAAGATGCCTTAAATAATGCTATAAAAGGGACGAATTTAGAAGCTGTTGCTGTGGATTTAAGAAAAAATGGTGGCACTCAAAAGCAGTTTGAACTAGCAAAAAATGATAAATTATATCACCAAAATTATTGCGGTTGTATATATGGGCTTATTAAGCAACGCCATAATGAAGAGGTGATAGATGAGCTTTGTGAGCCACTTGGAGGGCAGATTTGGCCAGGTTCCATAGGCTATAGATTAAAGCTATATAAAAAGGTAAGAAAGCTTGAGAGATCAAAGATTAAATTTAGCTTAATTAGAGAGAAAATTCTAAATTATAGATTGAGATTTGCTCGTGTAAAGATGGATAATATCGCTATACCTAGCTATTTTTTATTTTACTCACATTTTAGGCTTTTAAGCTCTAAATTTATCATTGAAAAGCAAGGAGATTTTATCAATACAAATAAAGATGATATTAAGCTTATAAGCCTATCTAAATTTAATAAACTTGGCAAATTTAAATATAAAAATACCCTAGAATTAATCTATAATCCACCAAAATTAAAGCAAGAGCTAAAGGTGCGTCAAAAGATTACTAAATCTAATCTAAGCCCTATAATTGTAGTCGATGAGATTAAAAAGGCTAAATACATAGTAGAAGCAAATAGCCAAATCTTTCCAGCAAGCGTAGAGGTGGTAGAAAAAATTTAA
- the fabZ gene encoding 3-hydroxyacyl-ACP dehydratase FabZ produces the protein MIDVVEIQKILPHRYPFLLIDRVVELEPNKHIKGYKNVTIAEQVFQGHFPGHPIYPGVMIIEGMAQAGGILAFKSLGEEEQISVENKVVYFMSIDGAKFRSPVRPGDRLEYRLEVLKRKGNIWALSAKAYVDEKLVAEAELKAMIVDK, from the coding sequence ATGATAGATGTAGTTGAAATTCAAAAGATATTACCGCACAGATACCCATTTTTGCTTATTGATAGAGTTGTTGAGCTAGAGCCAAATAAGCATATTAAAGGGTATAAGAATGTTACAATTGCCGAGCAGGTTTTTCAAGGTCATTTTCCAGGTCATCCTATATATCCAGGCGTTATGATTATTGAAGGAATGGCTCAAGCTGGCGGAATTTTAGCTTTTAAAAGCTTGGGTGAAGAGGAGCAAATTAGCGTAGAGAATAAGGTAGTCTATTTTATGAGTATTGATGGGGCGAAATTTAGATCTCCTGTTCGCCCGGGCGATAGATTAGAGTATAGATTAGAGGTTTTAAAGCGCAAGGGAAATATCTGGGCTTTGAGTGCTAAGGCCTATGTAGATGAGAAATTAGTGGCTGAAGCTGAGCTAAAAGCGAT